One window of Chlamydia sp. 04-14 genomic DNA carries:
- a CDS encoding exodeoxyribonuclease V subunit gamma: MNATKHSQTIFSNSPIHLLAKLAEDLFSTYQQPFTKRWILVANTETGHWLRRELTNATSNHIFMGSTIFSSSDSLVKHLFTEVCHEKQLIPDYITLPLFIHELLNTTHPPADVTQSKLLSEPSYSSTKSLAAIFKKFYTFSQAPSEKNLYHKHLFSQLDKHFIPINKVFSSILDALDSEKQNRSLHIFGYSHLPKHFATFFTELSNFFPVYFYCFSPSREYFGDLLSDKSIDFLWRQLANQPNRDAWEHYILADRQALLANLSHKSQASQNFFLDKEIHYSEAFVAPQETTSLGVLQSNLFYLRPNSPKDALDKEQTVTISKALNPSREVHEVFLKVSSLLHKGVLPEEIFILSSQLETYEVYLKAVFQPHLPLYFTNNTSAYAEDLKEKFLLLSSILQTQGNLYRLLQLLIHSQLQNPIEISKTPYLLKRLSSEWQKLYKGDGIHIQSLGDNILNEYPFVEEHGKVSQIEIWERILPLLYDLQKLVSIYSTNTIQTYDEHFTHIISSLESIFVLSSDELSLIASLRNSIFPTFSSSKCSLMFFTDFCLDFFNRFCGNSPIYDKPGPYVGSLGDLSLIPKSYTFILGANKHAEAIDLLDLVDATTQEELVFSSSENEENFHFLQTLVSTKHELHISYQSSAHNPALPSAYVNYLQEALNLSVTHLPSKAYAPSLFSKENLVHVSQEYHYKLAQAFCSIKEPLPSLFQTPKNTTDLPSHLSVSQIIKAISSPLDFFLKSNYHVSLRSPATLEIREKLFPTKKQVMLFWENHLSNMPEDLSNNYQSSFSKDLFTSYNELIEKWLEKVKLNPLTNPHSVIFSSSLFHDDLCDQDQVLPPVCVNLDNKEIFLHGTFFGVFSNGIYSCSIDPSAKIRKVTKKTKAIPDNSFEMQNYLKAYIAIAMLQQSDAITKYATVRNIISQDNFEDLPVPFSDPKKYLNQVLRVYQMMKELPIPLISSECWKFLDNAEKFHESIHSAIETDANNPALSLFWKFHNRDYQDQFIVTEEQRLLILSLFKDTDETV, translated from the coding sequence ATGAACGCGACCAAACATAGTCAGACAATTTTTAGCAACTCTCCCATTCATCTATTAGCTAAACTTGCAGAAGATCTATTTTCTACTTATCAACAGCCATTTACTAAAAGATGGATTCTTGTTGCCAATACAGAAACAGGGCATTGGCTACGTAGAGAACTTACTAATGCTACGAGTAACCACATTTTCATGGGGTCGACCATTTTCTCTTCTTCAGACTCCCTTGTCAAACATTTATTCACTGAAGTTTGTCATGAAAAACAGTTAATTCCTGACTATATAACACTTCCTTTATTTATACACGAGCTGCTAAATACTACTCACCCACCCGCTGATGTTACACAGAGCAAACTCCTTTCAGAACCCTCTTATAGCTCAACAAAGAGTCTAGCGGCTATTTTTAAAAAATTTTATACATTCTCGCAAGCACCTTCTGAAAAAAATCTCTATCATAAGCACTTGTTTTCTCAATTAGATAAACACTTCATTCCTATCAACAAGGTCTTTTCTTCGATATTAGATGCTTTGGATTCTGAGAAACAAAATCGTTCTTTGCATATCTTTGGCTATTCTCATTTACCTAAGCATTTTGCAACTTTTTTTACCGAGTTGAGTAATTTTTTCCCGGTCTACTTTTATTGCTTTTCACCAAGTCGAGAATATTTTGGAGATTTACTTTCTGATAAATCGATTGATTTCTTATGGCGTCAGCTAGCAAATCAACCCAATAGAGATGCCTGGGAACACTATATTTTAGCGGATAGACAAGCGTTGCTTGCCAATCTCTCCCATAAATCCCAAGCGTCTCAAAATTTCTTTTTAGACAAAGAGATACACTATAGTGAAGCTTTCGTGGCTCCTCAAGAAACAACATCTTTAGGCGTTCTACAAAGCAATCTATTTTACTTACGTCCCAATTCGCCTAAAGATGCTCTAGATAAAGAACAAACTGTAACTATCAGCAAAGCATTAAATCCTTCTAGAGAAGTTCATGAAGTATTTTTAAAAGTTTCTTCTCTATTACATAAAGGTGTGCTTCCTGAAGAAATCTTTATCTTATCTTCTCAATTAGAAACCTATGAGGTGTATTTAAAAGCAGTATTCCAACCTCATCTACCTCTATACTTCACAAACAATACATCTGCATATGCTGAGGATTTAAAAGAAAAGTTTTTACTCTTATCATCTATTCTACAAACACAAGGCAATCTCTACCGCTTACTTCAACTACTCATCCACTCACAACTACAAAATCCTATAGAGATAAGTAAAACTCCCTATCTTTTGAAAAGACTTTCTAGCGAATGGCAGAAGCTTTACAAAGGAGATGGGATTCATATACAAAGCTTGGGCGATAATATCCTGAATGAGTACCCTTTTGTTGAGGAGCACGGGAAGGTAAGCCAAATAGAAATTTGGGAACGTATTCTTCCTTTGCTCTATGATTTACAGAAACTTGTAAGTATTTACTCGACAAACACGATTCAAACTTATGATGAACATTTTACCCACATTATCTCTTCCCTAGAATCAATCTTCGTTCTGTCTTCAGATGAGCTATCCTTGATAGCATCTCTTAGAAATTCTATTTTCCCAACATTTTCTTCTTCAAAATGTTCTTTGATGTTTTTTACTGATTTTTGTTTAGATTTCTTCAACCGTTTTTGTGGAAACAGTCCTATTTATGATAAGCCGGGTCCTTATGTAGGCTCCTTGGGAGACTTAAGCCTCATTCCTAAAAGTTATACATTTATTCTTGGGGCAAACAAACACGCAGAGGCTATTGATTTATTAGATCTCGTCGATGCAACAACTCAAGAAGAACTCGTGTTTTCTTCTTCTGAAAATGAAGAAAATTTCCATTTTCTTCAGACCTTAGTATCTACTAAACATGAACTTCATATTAGCTACCAATCTTCTGCTCACAACCCTGCTTTACCTAGTGCCTATGTGAATTATCTTCAGGAAGCTTTAAATTTATCCGTTACTCATCTTCCTTCTAAAGCCTACGCTCCCTCATTATTCTCCAAAGAAAACTTGGTGCATGTCTCACAAGAATATCATTACAAACTTGCACAAGCATTTTGCTCTATTAAAGAGCCCTTACCTTCTTTATTTCAAACCCCTAAGAATACTACAGATCTTCCATCTCATTTGTCTGTATCGCAAATAATCAAGGCTATTTCCTCTCCCTTAGATTTTTTCTTAAAATCCAATTATCATGTTTCGCTTAGATCTCCTGCGACATTAGAAATTAGAGAAAAACTCTTCCCGACCAAAAAGCAAGTCATGTTATTTTGGGAAAATCACCTTTCGAATATGCCTGAGGATCTTTCGAATAATTACCAATCCTCTTTTTCTAAAGATCTGTTTACTTCTTACAATGAACTCATAGAAAAATGGTTGGAAAAGGTAAAATTAAATCCCCTTACAAATCCTCATTCGGTAATTTTTTCTTCTTCATTATTCCATGATGATCTTTGTGATCAAGATCAGGTTCTCCCACCAGTTTGCGTAAATTTGGATAATAAAGAGATTTTTCTACATGGAACATTTTTCGGTGTATTCTCTAATGGTATATATTCTTGTTCCATTGATCCCTCAGCCAAGATAAGAAAAGTAACGAAGAAGACCAAAGCTATTCCCGACAACTCTTTTGAGATGCAAAATTATTTGAAGGCCTACATAGCCATCGCGATGCTACAACAATCCGATGCTATTACGAAATACGCAACCGTAAGAAATATTATCTCTCAAGATAACTTCGAAGATCTGCCTGTTCCTTTTTCTGATCCAAAAAAATACTTAAATCAAGTGTTGCGAGTATACCAAATGATGAAAGAGCTCCCGATTCCTTTAATTTCCTCGGAATGTTGGAAATTTCTAGACAATGCTGAAAAGTTTCACGAATCCATACACTCTGCTATTGAAACAGATGCTAATAATCCCGCCCTATCGCTTTTCTGGAAATTTCATAATCGTGATTATCAAGATCAATTCATAGTTACCGAAGAGCAGCGTTTACTGATTCTTTCTTTGTTTAAGGACACAGATGAAACCGTTTGA
- a CDS encoding amino acid aminotransferase codes for MSFFNQLPTFAPDSILGLQKLFLEDEREEKVNLVIGSYEDPNKAYGGFSSVRKAQFLFLENEMNKGYLPISGLSSFNQEMMKLVFGNVNPSFVVGAQALGGTGALHLGAKIFSMAYPSGKVYIPEQTWGNHIRIFAQQGLEVLKYPYYSSESKTLLFDEMLSVLKSAPKHSLVLLQCCCHNPTGMDLDENMWTRLAEVIKEHELLPFFDTAYLGFGLGINEDRRPIEIFIEAGNVVFVAACASKNFSLYGERVGYFAAYSRVADDLDKISSCLEEKIRGEYSSPPRHGAKIVSTILSDGALEKEWLSELDAIRNSLGKTRARFVQAMRNHIGHSFDFILSQKGFFGYPGFSLEQVLFLRLEKGIYTTSGARFNLNGITDENIDYVSQSFSEAYQLS; via the coding sequence ATGAGTTTTTTTAATCAGTTACCCACATTTGCTCCTGATTCTATTTTAGGTCTTCAGAAATTATTTTTAGAAGATGAGCGAGAGGAAAAAGTGAATCTTGTTATAGGTTCTTATGAAGATCCTAACAAGGCGTATGGTGGTTTTTCTAGCGTCCGTAAGGCACAGTTTCTATTTTTAGAAAATGAGATGAATAAAGGGTATCTACCTATCAGTGGTTTATCATCTTTTAATCAAGAGATGATGAAACTTGTTTTTGGTAATGTAAATCCTAGTTTTGTTGTTGGTGCTCAGGCATTAGGAGGAACGGGGGCTCTACATTTAGGCGCTAAGATTTTTTCCATGGCCTATCCTTCAGGTAAGGTGTATATTCCTGAACAAACTTGGGGGAATCATATAAGAATATTCGCTCAACAGGGTTTAGAGGTTCTTAAATATCCTTATTATAGTTCAGAAAGCAAGACCTTGCTTTTTGATGAGATGCTTTCCGTATTAAAATCCGCTCCCAAACATTCTTTAGTGCTTTTGCAATGTTGTTGTCATAATCCTACAGGAATGGATCTTGATGAAAATATGTGGACACGTCTTGCTGAGGTGATAAAAGAGCACGAGCTTCTACCTTTTTTCGATACTGCTTATTTAGGTTTCGGTTTGGGTATCAATGAAGATAGACGTCCTATAGAGATTTTCATAGAAGCTGGAAACGTGGTGTTTGTAGCTGCTTGTGCAAGTAAGAATTTTTCTCTTTATGGAGAGCGAGTTGGATATTTTGCTGCCTATAGTAGGGTTGCTGATGATTTAGATAAAATTTCTAGTTGCTTAGAAGAGAAAATCCGTGGGGAATATTCTTCACCTCCTAGACATGGAGCTAAAATTGTTTCGACGATTTTATCAGATGGGGCTTTAGAAAAAGAGTGGTTATCAGAATTAGATGCTATTCGTAATTCTTTAGGAAAAACACGAGCTCGATTTGTTCAAGCTATGCGTAATCATATAGGGCATTCTTTTGATTTTATTTTGTCTCAGAAGGGATTTTTTGGATATCCCGGGTTTTCTTTAGAACAAGTGCTTTTTCTGAGATTAGAGAAAGGTATCTACACCACAAGTGGGGCGAGATTTAATTTAAACGGAATTACTGATGAGAATATCGATTATGTTTCACAGAGTTTTTCTGAGGCTTATCAGTTGTCCTAA
- a CDS encoding rod shape-determining protein MreC has protein sequence MCAIKKPEGHRSAIKTAGSVAYRRHRKNRLYVYLVIALSIILCWSLPRPFYENIQKHFISLYTRVFFKHREVVPIEHSIQDIENIILKDRIAILEERLQAYEVANYTPPVFSEILSPYFRKLIASRVIYRDPSHWGSSCWINVGKEQKIQKNSPVLSGKVLVGLVDYVGEQQSRIRLITDVGMQPSVIAVRGGVQAWLIKDQIQGLTKHLERLSDAYILEKDKYEKIDQLEELNSFIHYNDENTLLLRGTLSGSGGPLWKDETLVLHGEGFCFSDGKSLRVGDILITTGLDGVFPPGLFVAEITKVCRPREGACSYKIEAKSLAEDLTDLSSVLILPAMEFNPNDRPDIFGLLWD, from the coding sequence ATGTGTGCGATTAAAAAACCTGAAGGACATCGTTCTGCGATTAAAACCGCAGGCTCTGTTGCTTATCGTCGTCATAGAAAAAACAGGCTATATGTCTATTTAGTGATTGCATTGAGTATTATTTTATGTTGGTCTTTACCAAGACCTTTCTATGAAAATATTCAGAAGCATTTCATATCCTTGTATACGCGTGTTTTTTTTAAACATCGTGAAGTTGTTCCTATAGAGCACTCTATTCAAGATATTGAAAATATCATCTTAAAAGATCGCATCGCTATTTTAGAAGAGCGTTTGCAAGCTTATGAAGTTGCTAACTATACACCCCCAGTATTTTCTGAGATCTTATCTCCTTATTTTCGTAAGTTAATTGCTAGTCGTGTTATTTATCGAGATCCTTCTCACTGGGGAAGCTCTTGTTGGATAAACGTAGGTAAAGAGCAAAAGATACAAAAAAACTCTCCAGTATTATCAGGAAAGGTGCTTGTTGGTCTTGTAGATTATGTCGGGGAGCAGCAATCACGAATACGCTTAATCACTGATGTGGGTATGCAACCTTCGGTAATTGCTGTTCGCGGGGGAGTGCAAGCTTGGTTAATAAAAGATCAGATACAAGGTCTTACAAAACACCTTGAACGCCTTTCTGACGCCTATATTCTTGAAAAAGATAAATATGAAAAAATCGATCAATTAGAAGAGCTCAACTCGTTTATACATTATAATGATGAAAATACCCTACTTTTAAGAGGTACATTATCAGGTAGTGGCGGTCCTTTATGGAAAGATGAAACTCTAGTTTTACACGGTGAGGGATTTTGTTTTTCTGATGGGAAAAGTTTGCGTGTTGGAGATATTTTAATTACAACGGGATTAGATGGTGTATTTCCTCCAGGACTATTTGTTGCTGAAATTACCAAAGTTTGTCGACCTAGAGAGGGTGCTTGTTCTTATAAAATAGAAGCTAAGTCGTTAGCCGAAGATTTAACAGATCTTTCTTCTGTTTTGATTCTTCCTGCCATGGAATTTAATCCTAATGATAGACCGGATATTTTTGGTTTACTATGGGATTAG
- the recB gene encoding exodeoxyribonuclease V subunit beta, producing the protein MKPFDIFNSQTSIRGKYFLEASAGTGKTFTIEQIVLRALLEGSVSHVENILAVTFTNAATNELKLRIQDNLKHALSQLQSALKDPSAPLPPYLKDVCDVKQLYMQVRNALATIDRMAIYTIHGFCNHVLKQHFPEMQMTQSNAVLTHTQSVVHHIRKYLSQDFWLSVLFPEQFYLLAGRYNSNSKHTSFLTDKLLSSYTLQTFEHLSSKTSTLESLESWHDSIRSKIQDIPKEEFLEELLQHKESFRKQPFSIDEDLKLFVNYLYAEETSIRLFSFSKIAETFHPKNRLARYQPSRAFNYIEETSWLHYTEQFCNVDLIFNTLLRDLQLYLKNHYTWWLSPDESILALEDILLSSRSEEIIKALRKRFQLVLIDEFQDTDRKQWNIFSKLFANDDFSGSLFLIGDPKQSIYEWRNADLATYLKAKSTFPKSSQLHLINNYRSTAKLMEAINCLFCKCSPFLEIPGYEPIEYHPLCPQSAENFENPQHSPIHFFSYNDISDQAAWISHTASYLQEAHNIPLGRMAILVSDSAQAFDLITHCSIPVAFSKNKSIFHLTETYLLTLAWLEAILHPENYEKIQRVLLSSLFRHNLNDVIEKKELYSTYFFSLRSYIFDHGLLATFYHFMTLQGEALLKTPQGDLTFQEMERLCAYLDTISSQPQHQLLYLQYFSETGRWEENLSFSSYSEDTEILKITTIHASKGLEYDVVFCSGLDKSKKNKSASEWIREMYVACTRARKQLFIPIQNSSHSRRNSALTNYVKLEGSHESIIDLAQQLAKEHPTMFSLSAVGTDSEFTEPIYKMIPPSTFSLPIAPAKQIFSFSSIKQGLDNETSLDSDIKEATASSVLPRGRKTGIIIHKILENISPNFKISPSKILSVVTSFVKNTHLEGYEEIISQKLITTFSSPLSFATGSFSLKDIVPSKIVSEEPFLFSNKEQLWQGVIDLFFEHNDKYYIIDWKTSFLGETSSEYSQENLLNYIKEQNLDYQGAIYIHAAKRFLQQFDITSDIEMGFVFIRGVDLEGNGFLCLPNQKIPNPIVNQKYPVYH; encoded by the coding sequence ATGAAACCGTTTGATATTTTTAATTCTCAAACATCCATTCGTGGAAAATATTTCTTAGAAGCTTCTGCTGGCACAGGAAAGACATTTACTATTGAACAAATTGTATTACGTGCTCTGTTAGAAGGCTCTGTTTCACATGTTGAAAACATTCTTGCAGTGACATTCACAAACGCGGCAACTAACGAATTAAAACTCAGGATTCAAGATAATCTTAAACACGCACTATCTCAGTTACAATCCGCTCTTAAAGATCCCTCAGCACCTCTTCCTCCTTACCTAAAAGATGTTTGCGATGTAAAACAGCTTTACATGCAGGTGCGTAATGCTTTGGCGACTATAGATCGCATGGCGATCTATACCATCCATGGATTTTGCAATCATGTTCTAAAGCAGCACTTTCCTGAAATGCAAATGACACAGAGTAATGCTGTTCTTACCCATACACAATCCGTTGTTCATCACATTCGGAAATATCTATCTCAAGATTTTTGGCTTTCTGTTTTATTTCCTGAGCAATTTTATCTACTTGCAGGCAGATATAATTCTAACTCTAAACATACATCCTTTTTAACTGATAAGCTGCTCTCTAGTTATACACTACAGACTTTTGAGCATTTATCCTCAAAAACTTCCACTTTAGAATCTTTAGAATCATGGCACGACTCTATTCGATCTAAAATACAAGATATTCCCAAGGAAGAATTCCTAGAGGAACTATTGCAGCATAAAGAGAGTTTTAGAAAACAACCTTTTTCTATAGATGAAGACCTTAAGCTTTTTGTAAACTATTTGTATGCTGAAGAGACCTCGATACGCTTATTCTCTTTTTCTAAAATAGCAGAAACTTTCCATCCCAAAAATCGTTTGGCGCGTTATCAGCCCTCTAGAGCTTTTAACTATATAGAAGAGACCTCTTGGCTTCACTATACTGAACAATTTTGCAACGTAGACCTGATCTTTAATACCCTACTTCGAGACTTACAACTGTATTTAAAGAATCATTATACGTGGTGGTTATCTCCCGATGAAAGCATCTTAGCTTTAGAAGACATTCTACTCTCTTCAAGATCTGAAGAAATCATAAAAGCCCTGAGAAAACGCTTTCAGTTAGTATTAATCGATGAATTCCAGGACACCGACAGGAAGCAATGGAATATTTTTTCAAAGCTATTTGCAAATGATGATTTTTCAGGATCCCTATTTTTAATAGGTGATCCAAAACAATCTATTTATGAGTGGAGAAATGCAGATCTCGCCACATATCTAAAAGCAAAATCAACATTTCCTAAATCATCACAATTGCATCTCATAAACAACTATCGCTCCACAGCGAAACTCATGGAAGCAATTAACTGTCTCTTTTGTAAATGCTCTCCCTTTCTAGAAATCCCAGGTTATGAACCTATAGAATATCATCCCCTATGCCCTCAGAGTGCTGAGAATTTTGAGAATCCTCAGCACTCCCCAATACACTTTTTTTCCTATAATGATATTTCAGATCAGGCCGCGTGGATTTCTCATACCGCTTCTTATTTACAAGAGGCCCATAACATTCCTCTAGGACGCATGGCAATTTTAGTATCGGATTCTGCTCAAGCTTTCGATCTCATTACTCATTGTAGTATTCCTGTAGCGTTTTCTAAGAACAAATCAATTTTCCATCTTACAGAAACTTATTTATTAACCTTAGCGTGGCTAGAAGCTATTCTTCATCCAGAGAATTATGAAAAAATACAGAGAGTACTATTAAGTAGTCTTTTCAGACATAATCTCAACGATGTTATAGAGAAGAAGGAGCTCTATTCTACGTATTTCTTTTCACTTCGTAGTTACATTTTTGATCATGGACTTTTAGCAACTTTTTATCATTTCATGACTCTGCAAGGAGAAGCATTGTTAAAAACGCCACAGGGAGATCTTACTTTCCAAGAAATGGAGAGGCTTTGCGCTTATTTAGACACTATTTCTTCCCAGCCCCAACATCAATTACTCTATCTACAATACTTCTCAGAAACTGGACGTTGGGAAGAAAATCTTTCTTTCTCTTCGTATTCTGAAGATACAGAAATATTAAAAATTACCACGATTCATGCGTCTAAAGGATTAGAATATGATGTAGTTTTTTGCTCAGGATTAGATAAGTCTAAGAAAAATAAAAGCGCATCGGAATGGATCCGAGAGATGTATGTCGCCTGTACCCGAGCAAGAAAACAACTATTTATCCCTATACAAAACTCCTCGCATTCACGACGTAATTCAGCTTTAACAAACTATGTAAAACTTGAAGGTTCTCACGAATCTATTATCGATTTAGCACAACAGTTGGCAAAAGAACATCCTACGATGTTTTCTCTATCAGCTGTAGGAACGGATTCTGAATTTACAGAACCTATTTATAAAATGATTCCCCCATCAACCTTTTCATTGCCTATAGCTCCTGCTAAACAAATCTTCTCTTTTTCTTCTATAAAACAGGGATTGGATAACGAAACTTCTTTAGATAGTGATATCAAGGAAGCTACAGCTTCTTCTGTTCTTCCCAGAGGAAGAAAAACTGGTATTATCATTCATAAAATTTTAGAAAATATTTCTCCCAACTTTAAAATTTCTCCTTCTAAAATTTTATCAGTAGTCACGAGTTTTGTTAAAAACACCCATTTAGAGGGATACGAAGAAATTATTTCTCAAAAGCTTATAACAACTTTCTCTTCCCCATTATCTTTTGCTACAGGATCTTTTTCTCTGAAAGATATTGTTCCTAGCAAAATAGTCAGTGAGGAGCCTTTCCTATTTTCTAACAAAGAACAGTTATGGCAAGGAGTTATTGATCTATTTTTCGAACATAATGACAAGTATTATATTATCGATTGGAAAACATCATTCTTAGGAGAAACAAGTTCTGAATACTCTCAAGAGAACCTTCTTAACTATATAAAAGAGCAAAATCTCGACTATCAAGGTGCCATTTACATTCATGCAGCAAAACGATTTCTTCAACAATTTGATATCACTAGTGATATAGAAATGGGATTTGTTTTTATTCGAGGTGTGGATCTTGAAGGCAATGGATTTTTATGCTTACCAAATCAAAAAATACCTAATCCCATAGTAAACCAAAAATATCCGGTCTATCATTAG
- a CDS encoding GreA/GreB family elongation factor — MDYLEKLQVLIDEEQPSSFFNLWEEYCFNDVVRGAELVQILEKVRHSSLAPLFGKISDTVLPLWERIPDGKEKDQVLQLVLDIQNTNAKPFYDAAIDYVNRKYQGRENFNEALRVVGLRDGREFQYSLSRFDFLMHLHEGNFVFHSGGWGVGEVMSVSFLQQKVLIEFEGVMMAKDISFETAFKSLIPLDKDHFLSRRFGDPDGFEAYAKEHPSEVIEILLKDLGPKTAKEVKDELVDLVIPEAEWNRWWQATKSKIKKNTRIVAPKTIKDPYKYNPGGDSLISQLEGRLSQIEDTSGKLVEIYQFIRDLHSELKKPENREIIIKALQTLAIEDNQSLEIQRDLLLSDFLGEKSSVLDSKFLSSLDEEGIISIVNNISIVALQKVFLMLIKKHSPVWENVFMKIFLSTTSPSLRELTFKVFKGEDSYREKIEKKLLECAEHPMMYPEVFAWFFLKLGSHDDGIFDPNNKEIERLFLEAALVFMYHVASTPQKELGKKIYNFLVGQRYLAVRNMIEGAPLSYLKEILLLSTKCSQFSSSDLSVLQSLAEVVHPDLKKNTVVVEEDILWTTSESFTRMKNKLQSLVGKEMVDNAKEIEDARALGDLRENSEYKFALEKRARLQEEIRVLSEEVNRARILTKDIVFTDKVGVGCKVSLEDEKGNLITYSILGPWDADPDNYILSLKSKLAQEMLDKSVGATLQFQGKKYKISRIQSIWDA, encoded by the coding sequence GTGGACTATCTAGAAAAGTTGCAAGTCTTAATAGACGAAGAGCAACCCTCAAGTTTCTTTAATTTGTGGGAAGAATATTGTTTTAACGATGTGGTGCGAGGGGCAGAGCTTGTCCAGATCTTAGAGAAAGTAAGGCATTCATCTTTAGCTCCTTTGTTTGGGAAAATATCAGATACAGTTCTTCCTTTATGGGAAAGAATACCTGATGGAAAAGAAAAAGATCAGGTTCTTCAATTAGTTTTGGATATCCAAAACACTAATGCTAAACCGTTTTACGACGCCGCGATTGACTACGTAAATAGAAAGTATCAAGGTCGAGAAAATTTTAATGAGGCCTTAAGAGTTGTTGGTCTGCGTGATGGTCGTGAGTTTCAATACAGTTTAAGTCGTTTTGATTTCTTAATGCATTTACACGAAGGGAATTTCGTCTTCCATTCTGGAGGATGGGGGGTTGGAGAGGTTATGAGTGTATCCTTTCTTCAACAGAAAGTTCTCATAGAATTTGAAGGAGTTATGATGGCTAAAGACATCTCCTTTGAAACAGCATTTAAGAGTTTAATTCCTTTAGATAAAGATCATTTTTTATCACGAAGATTTGGTGATCCAGATGGTTTTGAAGCTTATGCTAAGGAACATCCGTCAGAAGTGATAGAAATTCTTCTAAAAGATTTGGGTCCAAAAACAGCTAAAGAAGTAAAAGATGAGCTTGTAGATTTAGTGATTCCTGAAGCTGAGTGGAATCGTTGGTGGCAAGCAACTAAGAGTAAAATTAAGAAAAACACTCGTATAGTAGCTCCTAAGACAATAAAGGATCCTTATAAGTATAATCCTGGGGGAGATTCTTTAATTTCTCAATTAGAAGGCCGTCTTTCTCAAATCGAGGATACTTCTGGAAAGCTTGTTGAGATTTACCAGTTTATTCGTGATTTACATAGCGAGTTGAAGAAACCTGAAAATCGAGAAATTATAATAAAAGCCTTACAAACACTTGCTATTGAAGATAACCAATCTTTAGAAATCCAAAGAGATTTATTGCTTTCAGATTTTTTAGGCGAGAAATCGAGTGTTTTAGATAGCAAATTCTTATCCTCTCTTGATGAAGAAGGAATTATTTCTATAGTTAACAATATTTCTATAGTAGCTTTGCAAAAAGTGTTCTTAATGTTGATAAAGAAGCATTCTCCAGTTTGGGAAAATGTTTTTATGAAAATTTTTCTTTCAACCACATCTCCATCTCTTAGAGAGCTGACTTTTAAAGTATTTAAAGGTGAGGATTCTTATCGTGAAAAAATCGAGAAAAAACTTCTTGAATGTGCTGAACATCCAATGATGTATCCTGAAGTTTTTGCTTGGTTTTTCTTAAAGCTAGGGTCTCATGATGATGGTATTTTTGATCCAAATAATAAAGAGATCGAAAGATTATTTTTAGAGGCAGCCTTGGTATTTATGTATCATGTTGCTTCAACACCACAGAAAGAATTAGGAAAGAAGATTTATAACTTTCTTGTGGGCCAGCGCTATTTAGCTGTTCGCAATATGATAGAGGGAGCTCCGTTATCCTATTTAAAAGAGATTTTATTGCTATCTACAAAGTGTAGTCAGTTTTCTTCTAGTGATCTTAGCGTTTTACAAAGCCTTGCTGAGGTTGTGCATCCTGATTTGAAGAAAAATACTGTTGTTGTAGAAGAAGATATTCTTTGGACAACTTCTGAAAGCTTCACAAGAATGAAAAACAAGCTTCAATCTCTTGTTGGTAAAGAGATGGTAGATAATGCTAAAGAAATCGAGGATGCACGGGCTTTAGGAGATCTTAGAGAGAATTCTGAGTATAAGTTTGCTTTGGAAAAACGTGCGCGTTTACAAGAAGAAATTCGAGTGCTTTCTGAAGAAGTAAATCGCGCTAGAATACTGACTAAGGATATAGTATTTACTGATAAGGTTGGTGTAGGTTGTAAGGTTTCTTTGGAAGATGAAAAAGGAAATCTTATTACTTATTCTATACTTGGTCCTTGGGACGCTGATCCAGATAACTATATTCTTTCTTTAAAATCTAAACTTGCTCAAGAAATGCTCGATAAGAGTGTTGGAGCAACTTTACAGTTTCAAGGAAAGAAATATAAGATAAGCCGAATACAATCTATTTGGGATGCATAA